One genomic window of Quercus robur chromosome 6, dhQueRobu3.1, whole genome shotgun sequence includes the following:
- the LOC126732562 gene encoding splicing factor U2af large subunit B isoform X5 yields MGLVRLQPGTIACFGQIAGATPALPGMFPNMFPIATGQQFGALPVMPVQAMTQQATRHARRVYVGGLPPTANEQSVATFFSHVMAAIGGNTAGPGDAVVNVYINHEKKFAFVEMRSVEEASNAMALDGIIFEGAPVKVRRPSDYNPSLAATLGPSQPNPNLNLAAVGLTPGSAGGLEGPDRIFVGGLPYYFTETQIRELLETFGPLRGFDLVKDRETGNSKGYAFCVYQDLSVTDIACAALNGIKMGDKTLTVRRANQGANQPKPEQENVLLHAQQQIALQKLMLQPAAAVATKVVCLTQAVSPDELKEDDDYQDILEDMREECGKFGTLVNIVIPRPQPNDEPSPGVGKVFLEYADIEGSTKARTGLNGRKFGGNSVVAVYYSENKFAQGDYEG; encoded by the exons ATGGGTCTTGTTCGTCTTCAACCGGGAACTATTGCCTGTTTTG GTCAGATTGCAGGGGCTACTCCGGCTCTTCCTGGAATGTTTCCAAACATGTTTCCTATAGCAACTGGTCAG CAATTTGGAGCTCTTCCTGTTATGCCAGTTCAGGCAATGACTCAACAG GCTACAAGGCATGCTCGGCGAGTGTATGTTGGTGGGCTTCCTCCTACAGCAAATGAACAG TCTGTTGCGACATTTTTCAGTCATGTTATGGCTGCAATTGGAGGAAACACTGCTGGTCCAG GAGATGCTGTTGTCAATGTTTACATAAACCATGAAAAGAAGTTTGCTTTCGTGGAGATGAGATCTGTTGAGGAGGCTAGTAATGCAATGGCTTTGGATGGGATTATATTTGAG GGTGCTCCTGTTAAGGTGAGGAGACCTAGTGACTACAACCCATCTCTTGCTGCAACACTTGGTCCAAGTCAGCCCAATCCCAATCTGAACCTTGCTGCTGTTGGGTTAACACCGGGATCTGCAGGTGGGCTTGAGGGTCCTGATCGCATATTTGTGGGTGGGCTTCCCTATTACTTCACAGAAACACAGATCAGGGAGTTGTTAGAGACTTTTGGGCCACTTCGGGGTTTTGATCTTGTGAAAGACAGAGAAACGGGAAATTCAAAAGGCTATGCATTTTGTGTTTACCAAGATCTTTCAGTTACAGACATAGCTTGTGCAGCTCTGAATGGAATTAAGATGGGTGATAAAACTCTTACTGTTAGACGTGCTAACCAGGGTGCTAATCAACCTAAACCCGAGCAAGAGAATGTATTGTTGCATGCACAGCAGCAGATTGCATTGCAG AAGCTCATGTTACAACCAGCTGCTGCAGTGGCCACCAAGGTTGTGTGTCTAACTCAGGCGGTTTCTCCCGATGAACTCAAAGAAGATGATGATTATCAAGACATTTTGGAAGACATGAGAGAGGAATGCGGAAAATTTG GTACACTGGTAAATATCGTCATCCCACGCCCACAACCTAATGATGAACCATCACCTGGAGTCGGGAAG GTGTTTTTGGAGTATGCAGACATTGAGGGTTCTACAAAAGCTCGTACTGGGTTGAATGGAAGAAAATTTGGTGGGAATTCAGTAGTGGCCGTCTATTATTCAgagaacaagtttgcccagggGGACTACGAAGGCTAG
- the LOC126732562 gene encoding splicing factor U2af large subunit B isoform X4 produces the protein MAPPASALLSGAAAVTGQIAGATPALPGMFPNMFPIATGQQFGALPVMPVQAMTQQATRHARRVYVGGLPPTANEQSVATFFSHVMAAIGGNTAGPGDAVVNVYINHEKKFAFVEMRSVEEASNAMALDGIIFEGAPVKVRRPSDYNPSLAATLGPSQPNPNLNLAAVGLTPGSAGGLEGPDRIFVGGLPYYFTETQIRELLETFGPLRGFDLVKDRETGNSKGYAFCVYQDLSVTDIACAALNGIKMGDKTLTVRRANQGANQPKPEQENVLLHAQQQIALQKLMLQPAAAVATKVVCLTQAVSPDELKEDDDYQDILEDMREECGKFGTLVNIVIPRPQPNDEPSPGVGKVFLEYADIEGSTKARTGLNGRKFGGNSVVAVYYSENKFAQGDYEG, from the exons ATGGCGCCTCCTGCTTCTGCATTGTTATCTGGTGCAGCTGCTGTAACAG GTCAGATTGCAGGGGCTACTCCGGCTCTTCCTGGAATGTTTCCAAACATGTTTCCTATAGCAACTGGTCAG CAATTTGGAGCTCTTCCTGTTATGCCAGTTCAGGCAATGACTCAACAG GCTACAAGGCATGCTCGGCGAGTGTATGTTGGTGGGCTTCCTCCTACAGCAAATGAACAG TCTGTTGCGACATTTTTCAGTCATGTTATGGCTGCAATTGGAGGAAACACTGCTGGTCCAG GAGATGCTGTTGTCAATGTTTACATAAACCATGAAAAGAAGTTTGCTTTCGTGGAGATGAGATCTGTTGAGGAGGCTAGTAATGCAATGGCTTTGGATGGGATTATATTTGAG GGTGCTCCTGTTAAGGTGAGGAGACCTAGTGACTACAACCCATCTCTTGCTGCAACACTTGGTCCAAGTCAGCCCAATCCCAATCTGAACCTTGCTGCTGTTGGGTTAACACCGGGATCTGCAGGTGGGCTTGAGGGTCCTGATCGCATATTTGTGGGTGGGCTTCCCTATTACTTCACAGAAACACAGATCAGGGAGTTGTTAGAGACTTTTGGGCCACTTCGGGGTTTTGATCTTGTGAAAGACAGAGAAACGGGAAATTCAAAAGGCTATGCATTTTGTGTTTACCAAGATCTTTCAGTTACAGACATAGCTTGTGCAGCTCTGAATGGAATTAAGATGGGTGATAAAACTCTTACTGTTAGACGTGCTAACCAGGGTGCTAATCAACCTAAACCCGAGCAAGAGAATGTATTGTTGCATGCACAGCAGCAGATTGCATTGCAG AAGCTCATGTTACAACCAGCTGCTGCAGTGGCCACCAAGGTTGTGTGTCTAACTCAGGCGGTTTCTCCCGATGAACTCAAAGAAGATGATGATTATCAAGACATTTTGGAAGACATGAGAGAGGAATGCGGAAAATTTG GTACACTGGTAAATATCGTCATCCCACGCCCACAACCTAATGATGAACCATCACCTGGAGTCGGGAAG GTGTTTTTGGAGTATGCAGACATTGAGGGTTCTACAAAAGCTCGTACTGGGTTGAATGGAAGAAAATTTGGTGGGAATTCAGTAGTGGCCGTCTATTATTCAgagaacaagtttgcccagggGGACTACGAAGGCTAG